From the genome of Solanum pennellii chromosome 6, SPENNV200:
TTGAcaaaatctaaattttaagaTTCGGGGGGAAAAGAACCTAAGTATGGATATCAATGCTGAGATTACCACATCTGAACTTATAAAATAGAGctataaagatattttaaattttggaagCTAGGTCGTCTTTTCCAAGACTAACAACTACTTCTTTCAAGCTCTCGTGTTCTACCCTTATAAAGGAAGTCATTCAAAGCCTTTCACTAACTCTCCTTAGAGATGTTGCTGCTGTCTTCTAAAAGAACACAACCTCTTGAATTCTTAGTTTCTCTCTATTTGGCGTGAACATGAAGCATCAAATATTGACACAGGGGAAAGGCTGAAAAAGAGACAAAGGactataatattgaatatatgtCATTTCTCATTCTTAAatctattttatcttttatgaaAATCTCAATCTTCCCCCAAATTTGTCCATGAACTTTGGTCAAAGTATTTGGTGCCGGTTGATTGAATCCCACATTCGCACTCGTCTTGTGTTCACACGGGCGTGGCAACAAAAACGAAGAATTTGTGCAACTTGGCATCTTACCCAaagttttaccaaaaaaattactaatgcTTGCATAATTCTATCAAGCTAGGGTTATTTTTTTGCTGGCTAGTAATGTAGTGATTACTTATGAGGAAGTCCTAAGTATTGTATTATGTAGTTATGAGGGCTTAATTATTCATGTATTTAATTAGTCCACCTTTTAtcttacataaataaaatattacatagATTCCCTTATAACTTATACATGTGTTAGTTATGTGGCTAAATTGCAAACCTAATCAATATTGATTTATACATTAATAACTTGCCTCTTTATCAACCAccaaatgtgatattatttaTGCAAACTTAATACTTGCATAACTCAATTGTCAAATCAACTACCAAACAACCCCAAGtgtaaaatttttgaagaaaatgtagTTCGTAAATTatcttttctttattatcaATCCAATCCATTATAACATAGTTTATAAATGAAAAGTCTACAAAGAGGAAATGGAAATTATATCATCcataaatctaaaataaatttgattatactATTGATCATGTGGTTCTTTTgtacaaataataaattgagggatttttAATGGAGGAAGTTTTAGAAATGACTATTGTTTGAGCCTTTTTAATAATCTATAACTATAATTTAGATATTTCCTATTTATAACAATTATGTGAGGTGAGGTATCATGTGATTGTATTTGTGGTATGATATAGGTTGTATCGACAAATATAGTCTGGGAATATACAAagatacaaataataaaaatacaggGAGTGTATTCATTCGGCCCTATTGTATAAATATTATCACCAATTTGTATTACTTGTGTTCATTCACATTATGTTTGTACAAACACATGCAATCTTGATGGATACAATCATGATAGTTATATGGGATCACTTATATTCACTTGGTACACTTAAGACACTGTTCTGCCCCTTTTTTTCCtcgcaaaaagaaaaaaatgggttCCAACAAAGTGACAACTCTTTTTGGATCAATGAGAAGATAAGGAGTCGACACCTAACGAATTCAGAACGTGCAAATTACAAATACATCTACTTAACTAGTTTACAAAATCATATATCGGGCAAGAGTTCAAGTTACCTCGAAAGAAAGGTGTTAAACACCAatcgaggtccacaaatgtgaGTCCCAGTCGAATCTCATAAATTATGTGGGGGATTGCATGACAAACAAAGCTCATTAATTATTAGGCTAAAATGGTTGTGATAAGGGACTCAAAACTATATTTAAGATAAGTGAACAAAGTAGACGAGGTTGATTGATTATTAATTCCTTAAAACAAGATTTAAGTAACGAGATAATTAAACAAGTTgaataattaaaacaacattTATCACTTTAGGCAAATAAACTCTTAAATATTTGAAGATTAATTATGACATAGTTAGGCATAGAATGAAAGAGGAGCAAGGAGAAAGAGTTGACATCAAGAGGTATGAAAAAAGTAAAGAATGCATGAAAATTAAACTACCCCAAATATAGATAAtagatataaagaaaaaaagggaaaagccGGTATCCCAAGAAGTAATCGCTCAACCACTTGCAAAGTTTTTAAAAGACTTTTAGCCGAAGTGCCATGGCTATCATGTCGACCACTCATGGCTATAAGTGTAGCATGCCGATCACGGGGTTcctatcccccccccccccttccaaAACCCAAACgactttaaaatgaaattttcacTTCCCTAGAAATCATAACCAATTCTATGCTAAAGCTATGCAAAACAATATACGACTGTaggttcattttttttttcttttccttctttacttAGTCTTCCTCTTTCTCTTTGCTTTTTTCCTCATTGCCCGGAGCCACCATTGATGTAGAGTGtattcatttgttttttctttcttttttcttcatttgatcTCTTGAAATTCATGAAGTAATGCTAGGTATATCACACAACAATGGCGTAAAATGGCAAAAAGTTACATCATGTTGTATTTCCATGGCTGACTTTTgaccatatatttttttttgtaatgacAATGGGAACCTACCTCCGCTACTCTTTGGGTGCACATAGGGTAAAATCCCCGCTCTTGTGCAATAACTTGTACCTGCACTAGGCAAGTCTGATGCGATGAGCTCAATCCAGAAGGTAAACCCCTTGCTCTCGCTGGCTTTTGACCATATGATTCCATATTTAGATCTCTGAAAGCCCATAGCACTAATGGATCACACTGGTCCTTTTATTTCTACTCctagaaatattttttgtgcCCAAAAACTTCCCCAAGTCTGTCCCCCTTTTTAAATTTCGTCGAACATCCTATTTTCAACATTGAAAAGCTAACAGAATGCGGAAGCCACCATTGATGTACCTTATTAGCAAGCCAAGTACCTCAAAATCAATGTTATCAAAGGTGCACTTTAAGCGCACTTAAGCCCTAAAGCGAGGCTCAAAATGTATTGAGCGCTTCGCCTCGCTTTATTTGCGCTTCAATGTCGTCATTAAGGTTCTAAGACAAACTATTCCTTGCCAATAAGTCTCTTATGAAGAATTGACTCTAAACAATTGGTATTTCActttataattaacaaaattctATTTCAttggtcatatatttgtcattgtcattcatgtttataattaactaaacatatatatttatattttttcttcccGTTGAGCCTTTTTTCATTAGAGCCCACACTTTATTTGCGCTTTGCGCTTAAAGCCGCGACAGTCCTTAGAGCTTTTTTGTGCTTttcgcctttgataacactgctCAAAATTGCTCAAGATGAACTCGGGGTTATCAAAAGTAAAAAGCGCAAAAAGCTCCAAGGCTCGTTGAGGCTTTAAGCGCAAAGTGCAAATAAAGCGTGAGCTTTATTGAGTCAAGACGCAAATGGAGAAAACACACACATCTGTATATGTTTAAGTCttagaataataattataagcGTGAATAACAAATACATGGACAAATAAATTGATTGTTTTTACAATGAACTGAAATATCAATGTGTTTAGCATCGCCTCTTCAAAAAAGCTCATTCACGTGGAGAAGTATATCTTAGAGCCTTGATGATGACAATGAAGTGCTTATGAAGTGAGACAAAGCGTTCAATGCGTTTCGAGCCTCACTTTAGGGCTTAAGCCTTTCATAACATTGAATGGACTTGAAGAATCCATGGCTAAGTTTCTCGAAGATTGAGATCTTGATTTTATATTCTTTGATTTTGCTTCTTTTTGGgttccttcaatttttttaaaattcacatTCCGTTGGGctatttcaacataattatcGTCGCGTTTCTAATTTTCATCGGATTTATGCCGGGTTTGAAGAATGATTGCAAAATTCAGAGAACCACCATTGTAGGACTTTGAAAAACTTGAAATGGTTATGATGTTTTTGTGATAtcaaaaaaagggaaaagaataattaaaacgTATAATCTTCAATTAGAAACTGAAACATGAACTATTTGTTTCAGTTTTAGCCATTTTAGGACTTTTGGTTTAATCCTTGTGTGCCTAAAGAGGTGTATTCACCTTCTTGGGCAGGTCAACGCTAAAGGATTACCAAATTCTGAAAATAAAAGGTTCAAGTAGATAATTAGACTCCTTTGAAGTATAAGAGTGTTGTTGGGAATTGGCTAATAGGTTGGGGGACATTTGgctattttcataaaaattatggTGTGAACCCTGTAGTATATGTCCATTATGTAGTTAACTCAATATACTGAGTCGCTTTAGTTGTCTGTGATGAAAGAGTTATTTAACAATGCCCTTTTTTGTCTGAGACATGATTTAGGCAAAGCAACTCTTAGAGAAAGACCAAGTGGTCTCAGAAAGGGATCATCTAACTGGTGGTAGTGTTTGCAAAGTCATGCTCTTTGAGAGGGGCAGGTTTCCTAAATCTTCCTGTCAGCTTTTATCTGATAACTGAAAGCCAGACATAATGCTGATGCATGCAAAAAGTTATTTGGTAAATATTCTTAAATTACTGACAAAAAAACAGCAAAGATGAACGTGTGGGAAGGTCTCAAGTCTTTATATTATCTTTTCCATGTGGGTCAAACTGTTTTGAAGTTGGAATTTATCAGAAAATGTTCTGTTTGAAAGTTTGCTTCAATTAATAAGCATTTCCTATTTCaatataattgatattattGCGTGTTGCCCTCTAAAACATAAATGTCTTTGGTAGATCTATAGAGGTTCTTCTGTTATATGGACAAAGAAATGAACTTTTACAACAAAGTTTGTTGTTGACGGTGAAAAGTCAACCAGATACTCATTGTAGTTAAGTCTGTTTTGGGTGCTCCACTATTGTTCACATACATACACCTGAGGATTAAGTGTTACTAGCATACTACATTTGTTCCCCTTGCTGTCTTTAAAGTATACACTAATTGCTTTAGATTAGTCTGGCATCTTAATACTGTATTTCAAATTTGATGTTGTAGATTTCCATAGCTTCTGTCTGCATTTGGTTATGACTACTCTATCATCCCCCAATAGTTCAACTGTTTCACCTTCTCGAGGGACAATTTCTCCAGCAGCCTTTGGGACATATGAATCTCCCATGCCTGGGGACTCTCATTCTGGCCATTCTGAACCGGCGATCACTGATAATGATGAAACAGAGCTACACTTTGTATCATGGAATCAGGATTACAGTTGCTTTGCTGCTGGCACAACTCGTGGCTTTCGTGTGTATAACTGTGATCCTTTCAAAGAGACTTTCAGACGTGATCTGAAAAGTGGTGGATTTGGAATAGTGGAGATGCTGTTCCGATGCAATATTTTAGCACTTGTGGGTGCCAAGGCCAACACTCAATACCCACCCAATAAAGTTATTATATGGGATGATCATCAAAGCCGGTGCATAGGCGAATTTTCATTTAGGTCCGAAGTTCGTGCAGTGAAACTAAGACGGGATTGTATTGTTGTAGTTCTTGAGCACAAGATATATGTCTACAACTTTATGGATCTGAAGCTTCTTCATCAGATAGAGACTGTGGCCAATCCTAGGGGACTTTGCTGCCTCTCGCACCAGTTAAATACATCTGTATTGGCTTGCCCAGGCCTTCGAAGAGGACAGGTCCGGGTTGAACATTTTGGCCTGAATATGACAAAGTTAATCAAGGCACATGATTCCCAGATAGCATGCCTAACCTTGACAATTGATGGGCTGCTTCTTGCAACAGCAAGCACTCGGGGAACTTTGATAAGACTCTTCAACACCATTGATGGGACTCAGTTGCAAGAGGTACTTCCTTTCTCTCATATCTTGTTTTTGGTGAAGAACTAGGCGTTCATATGGTGATTGGAAGGGATGAGCACAAAGCTAGCTCATTGTCTCATTCATTTGCAGCTTTCTTAGTGCAGAGCTCTCATAAAAATCAGACATCGTCATCACTAATCCTTTCCATTTTTTATCTGAATTAGTTTGCTGGGCTTAGAGATTATGCTAGACATGGCGAAATACATACTTGGAAAAAAGTGTTTAAATGTCAATAGATATCATTAAGGTCAAAATATTCAGAACATAATTGTATAATTGCCTCCTAGTAAAAGAAGTCGATCTTGTGGGTTGCACCATATGGGAAGTATTTCTAGCTGGTAAGGAGTGGTAAGATACTTATTGTCATCTGAACTTGACTTGGAAGCCATTTCATCTCCGATTCTAGCACAAGAAGGAACATATTAATAGAAAGGGTACGTAATTGCAAAATGTGAAATAATAAGTGTTAGAGGTATATAAGTGCATTCAAAAGTTTCCTTTCTGTAGTAACAACAATTCACATGATTATATCTGCTATTAGAGTTGTTGTGGTTTTGTTCTTACCATCATCTATCCTTGAGAAAATCACCATATGTTCGGCCAACAAAATGATTCTGGCCACACGTAATGAGGTGTGTTAAGTATATAGTTAATTTAAAAGCTTAAAATTTCTAATTGAGTTTAAGCATTCATATATTTTGATAACAAACCCTTGCCTGTAGTTATAACAAAAGTAAACCAAGATGAGAATTTTAAATAACATTAATCAATGTCTATAAACCACAAGGGGAGAGAGGGTAATTTCGTCCTTCATCAATACGTGTCCAGTGGAGTGGAGTGCAATTTTTCTGTGTTTGCaagaatcaaattttaataaatatcagAGTCAATTGGTCTTTTGGGATGTGAGGAAGGAAAGTCATTCCATTGTGTTATTGTTTGTAAAAAAAGCGGGAACTGTTATTTAGTGGGACTATGTCGGAGTCTATGGGCCACAGGTGAGGTGTCAAAAGTGGAGTTTTGGTAGGAAGTTCAGGGGTGGATGTGGGGGGAAAAGATCCCAGGGTATCTGGTGGGGATTTCGCGTAATTAGTCATCGCAAAAAAGTTGGTATATGAGGCATTCTCTAGAGCAATAGATGATTATGGGTCAATCTTATATGGTGGTGAATGTTAGAGAGCTAAAGTGCAACATATCCACAAGATGAGTGCGGAGATGGATGCTAACCCAAATATCCGGTCATACAAGACTAAACAAGATTTTAGAAAAACCATATTTGCTAGAAGGTGCAAGCAAGTAAGCATATTAGGGATAAAATGAGAGAAGATTGCTTGAGATGGTTTGGCCAGGTCCTACATCGGCCTCGTGATTCACCTGTATGTAGGTGTGGTCAATGAGGTGCTAAAAGGGGATGAGGTAGACCGAAAATCACATGAAAGAAAGTTGTCTTGAAAAAACCTACAATTTCTTGGAGACTTAGTTAAAGATAGgacacttaaataaaaaaaacgaCATACGTGATATCAGCTAGTTGAGAATATGTTCTAGTTGTTATACATCTATTTAGATCCGATGCTTTTCTAGGAGTACTTTGGTCTTATCACAGATTTATATACCACTTAAAAACAATAATACAAGTATGATTATGAAATGAGATGAATTTTATTGGAGAAGCATGTTCAGTGAGGGATCATATAATCAACCCCAGTTTGTTTGGGAGACGTTGCATAAACACTCACCAGTTTATCAATTTTTACTGGCATGTTCAAGATATACTTGATCAAGGGATGAAAACTCTACAAACTTCTTGTCTTCACAGAGTGAGGAGAAATCCCCAGTTGCTATCTAAATTCCTTTTCACAACTTCaaaaaattctaattatttCCTTCTAAATCTGTTTCACATGTAAAAGTTCTCTTTAAATGTTGTGTAAAAATCGAACTATGTCAAATTGGATTGGAGAAAGAAGTATAATTTGAAGTTCTGTTTTCTGTATGTGCGCGGTTTTACTATGAAATGTACAGTATCTATTCACTAGGGGAGGTAATATTTCTCGACTATACTTCTGTCTGATTTCTGACTACTGAAAATGGAATTGCACAATGAGCAAGACTTCACGAGTCATCTTAGCTTTAAGAATTAGTTGTTATCTCCAGTTAGTTGGGTCTGCTTTTAGCTCTTTACTCTGCTGCTAGTTTGCTGACAGTCTCTCCCTTAAGAATTTTTCAGGTCCTGTGATACTCTTGTGAGACAATCAACAAACAATTTTGACTTCTAATCGtctacaaaatataaaatggCATTAATGCCCCCACTTCTTTGGATACTGATTTTGAGATGTTTTTTTCTAGTTCCTCTTTGATTTTGAAGCATGCTTTATATGTGATTCCTTTTCTATACTCGCTGTCCTGTCAGCTAATGGTGACTCTAACTCTGAATTTTGATATGTTCTCTTTAGCATAGTGCTTATTCCTTACCTATGCTTTATCTTAGGTGCGTAGAGGGGTTGACAGAGCGGATATCTGTAGTATTGCTCTATCACCAAATGTTCAGTGGTTGGTCGTCTCAAGCGACAAAGGTACTATCCATGTATACAGCCTTAGAGTACGTGTTGTTGGGGAGGATGCTTCAGCTGATGCTGCTGTTAGAACTCCAACGTTGTTGTGTCAGAATTCATCATCTTCTCTTGATGCACTTATTTCTCCAAGTACTGGAGCCAACCCTGGTTCATCACTGTCTTTCATGAAAGGTGAGTGTATTACGAGATTAGGCGTGCAATCCCAATTGGCTGTATATTGTGCCTGATAACCAATTTTTAGGGTCTCCAGACAGGTTTTACCTGTCAACAATAGTGGCACTAATAGGATTAACCATAGTGTTTTTAACTGATTTTGTAatgattatgttgtattgtTCTAACTGCCAactttgatgaagatttgtttattttctaaACTGATTTGGTATTCTCACAATGCCTTACCTGTTGTCTATGGTGGTGAGGTGACTCTCAAAATTTCTGCTGGTTAAGTTCTGATTTGATTCCTTTTTTTGATACAATTTTTCAGGAGTTCTGCCAAAATACTTTAGCTCTGAATGGTCATTTGCTCAATTTCACTTGCCAGAATGTACCCAGTACATTGCTGCATTTGGTTCTCAGAACACCATTATAACTGCTGGCACTGATGGAAGGTACTAAACACTCATCTTTCTGGCTCAATATGTTACTCTATTG
Proteins encoded in this window:
- the LOC107023781 gene encoding autophagy-related protein 18d-like codes for the protein MTTLSSPNSSTVSPSRGTISPAAFGTYESPMPGDSHSGHSEPAITDNDETELHFVSWNQDYSCFAAGTTRGFRVYNCDPFKETFRRDLKSGGFGIVEMLFRCNILALVGAKANTQYPPNKVIIWDDHQSRCIGEFSFRSEVRAVKLRRDCIVVVLEHKIYVYNFMDLKLLHQIETVANPRGLCCLSHQLNTSVLACPGLRRGQVRVEHFGLNMTKLIKAHDSQIACLTLTIDGLLLATASTRGTLIRLFNTIDGTQLQEVRRGVDRADICSIALSPNVQWLVVSSDKGTIHVYSLRVRVVGEDASADAAVRTPTLLCQNSSSSLDALISPSTGANPGSSLSFMKGVLPKYFSSEWSFAQFHLPECTQYIAAFGSQNTIITAGTDGSFYRCSFDPVNGGEMVQQEYVRFLKTESRPR